From a single Candoia aspera isolate rCanAsp1 chromosome 10, rCanAsp1.hap2, whole genome shotgun sequence genomic region:
- the XKR8 gene encoding XK-related protein 8, with protein sequence MARSGCGPGCSLPQPPAFRCLDLFFALVGTLAFLLDLGADLWVAANYLRAGHFHWGGLVLGLLLLSSLTTQFFSWAWFRSDSEKEGLPQPSPWTSKLLHALQLGYLYRCLCVLKVGFQACKMEEATADHQAFAIFLSHDVSLLRLFESFLESAPQLILVIYVILRTNQAEIFQVLGICTSFLCITWALLDYHQTLRSFLRDKHKLAFLSSVLYFLWNFLLMCPRILSLALFAVVFPGYIFLHFLGIWLVMFLWVSLQGTDLMEHATFEWFYRATVAVILYFCWFNVAEGKTRHRSTIYHTFLLLDSTILVVPWFWYSIPSSWDSHVGPVLLAALLCYAFGIFLKGIYYQCFHPTVKTVPLGDYDEVDHSEPGNGDVVFRQMVIEPVINHRTYRLSQNFFAGSSAETQYQRNGTVRDIYL encoded by the exons ATGGCCCGGAGCGGCTGTGGCCCTGGCTGCAGCCTTCCGCAGCCCCCTGCCTTCCGCTGCCTGGACCTGTTCTTCGCCCTGGTGGGCACCCTCGCCTTCCTGCTGGACTTGGGGGCCGATCTGTGGGTGGCTGCCAACTACCTGCGAGCTGGCCACTTCCACTGGGGTGGGCTGGTGCTGGGACTCTTGCTCCTCTCCTCCCTGACCACCCAGTTCTTCAGTTGGGCTTGGTTCCGGAGTGACTCTGAGAAGGAGGGCCTCCCACAGCCCTCCCCCTGGACCTCGAAGCTGCTCCATGCCCTACAGCTTGGCTACCTGTACAG GTGTCTCTGTGTCCTGAAGGTGGGTTTCCAGGCATGCAAGATGGAAGAAGCAACAGCAGACCATCAGGCCTTTGCCATTTTCCTGTCACACGACGTCAGCCTGTTGCGCCTCTTCGAGTCCTTTCTGGAAAGTGCACCTCAGCTCATCCTGGTGATCTACGTCATCCTACGCACCAATCAAGCTGAGATATTTCAGG TACTTGGGATTTGCACATCTTTTCTGTGTATCACCTGGGCCCTCTTGGATTACCACCAGACCCTGCGCAGCTTCCTGCGGGACAAGCACAAGCTGGCCTTCTTGTCTTCGGTCCTCTACTTCCTGTGGAACTTCTTGCTGATGTGCCCTCGCATCCTATCCTTGGCACTCTTTGCAGTGGTCTTCCCAGGCTACATTTTCCTCCACTTCCTGGGCATCTGGTTGGTCATGTTTCTCTGGGTCTCCTTGCAAGGGACAGACTTAATGGAACATGCCACCTTTGAGTGGTTTTATCGAGCTACGGTGGCGGTCATCCTCTATTTCTGCTGGTTCAATGTGGCTGAGGGGAAAACACGTCACCGCTCAACTATTTACCACACTTTCCTGTTGCTGGACAGCACCATCCTTGTGGTTCCTTGGTTCTGGTACAGCATTCCCTCAAGCTGGGATTCCCACGTGGGCCCTGTGCTCCTGGCTGCCCTGCTCTGTTATGCCTTTGGCATCTTCTTGAAAGGCATCTACTACCAGTGTTTTCACCCCACTGTGAAAACTGTACCCCTTGGGGATTATGATGAAGTGGACCACAGCGAGCCTGGGAACGGAGATGTTGTGTTCCGGCAAATGGTTATAGAACCCGTCATCAACCATCGGACATACAGACTCTCTCAGAATTTCTTTGCTGGCTCTTCGGCAGAAACTCAGTACCAAAGGAATGGGACTGTCAGGGATATATATCTGTGA
- the EYA3 gene encoding eyes absent homolog 3 isoform X1, with product MEEVQDLAEQPIKKAKMQESGEQLLRQVTSTDSNDQKPESSSLASNLSISNQIMPCTDYISRSSSDYTSQMYSAKPYAHVLSVPVSETMASYSGQTQYQALPQSQTYAVYPQTTQAYGLPPFGALWPGMKPESGLIQTPSPSQHSVLTCTTGLTTSQSSPAHYSYPIQASSTHANSISTSSPAVNISAATASISQQEYPTYTILGQSQYQPYYPSSSFGVIAPADSSTETNTLTSATYPSEKSNAMVPAQTIQRHSSGDPSASPSLPRATASKHVDEQSRRNMTGKNRGKRKADASSPQDSELERVFLWDLDETIIIFHSLLTGSYAQKYGKDPSLVVGFGLTMEEMIFEVADTHLFFNDLEECDQVHVEDVASDDNGQDLSNYNFSTDGFSGSGSNANHGSAGVQGGVDWMRKLAFRYRKVREVYDKYKSNVVALLSPEKKEALQRLREDIEMLTDSWLGTALKSLLLIQSRKNCVNVLITTTQLVPALAKVLLYGLGEVFPIENIYSATKIDVCTFLAGKESCFERIISRFGKKVTYVVIGDGRDEEMAAKQHNMPFWRITNHADLVSLHQALELDFL from the exons ATGGAAGAGGTACAAGATTTAGCAGAACAGCCA ATAAAAAAGGCCAAGATGCAGGAATCAGGAGAACAACTGTTAAG GCAAGTGACCAGCACAGATAGTAATGATCAAAAGCCTGAATCCTCAAGTCTTGCTTCTAATCTGTCTATATCCAATCAAA TTATGCCATGCACTGACTACATCTCAAGGTCATCAAGTGACTATACCTCACAGATGTATTCTGCAAA GCCATATGCACACGTCCTTTCTGTACCTGTATCTGAAACGATGGCCTCTTATTCTGGGCAGACTCAATATCAAGCACTACCACAGTCCCAGACATATGCTGTTTATCCCCAGACAACCCAAGCCTACGGACTACCTCCTTTTG GTGCACTGTGGCCAGGTATGAAACCTGAGAGTGGTTTAATTCAGACTCCATCTCCAAGTCAGCACAGTGTTCTTACCTGCACTACAGGGTTAACCACAAGCCAGTCCAGCCCAGCACATTATTCTTACCCTATTCAAG CTTCAAGTACTCATGCCAACTCAATTTCCACTTCCTCACCTGCTGTCAATATTTCAGCTGCCACCGCCAGCATCTCTCAACAG GAGTATCCTACGTACACCATCCTTGGCCAAAGTCAGTACCAGCCGTATTATCCCAGTTCAAGTTTTGGCGTGATAGCACCAGCAGACAGTAGCACAGAGACCAACACGTTAACATCTGCCACGTATCCATCCGAAAAATCAaatgccatggtgcctgcccagACGATTCAGAGACATTCCTCTG GAGATCCATCTGCCAGTCCATCGTTGCCAAGAGCGACTGCAAGTAAACATGTAGATGAGCAATCTAGGAGAAACATGACTGGGAAAAACAGAGGCAAGAGGAAAGCAGACGCTTCTTCACCGCAGGACAGTGAACTTGAA CGAGTATTTCTGTGGGACTTGGATGAGACCATCATAATATTTCATTCTCTTCTGACAGGGTCATATGCCCAAAAGTATGGGAAG GATCCCAGTTTAGTTGTTGGCTTTGGTTTGACAATGGAAGAAATGATTTTTGAAGTGGCCGACACACACTTGTTTTTCAATGACTTGGAG GAATGTGACCAAGTACATGTAGAAGATGTTGCATCAGATGACAATGGCCAGGATTTAAG CAACTACAATTTTTCCACTGATGGCTTCAGCGGCTCAGGAAGTAATGCCAATCATGGTTCAGCGGGTGTCCAGGGAGGAGTGGATTGGATGAGAAAGCTGGCATTCCGCTACCGGAAGGTGCGCGAGGTCTATGATAAATACAAAAGCAATGTTGTTG ctcTCCTCAGTCCTGAGAAGAAGGAAGCACTGCAGAGATTAAGGGAAGATATAGAAATGTTAACAGATTCTTGGTTGGGAACAGCATTAAAATCCCTCCTGCTCATTCAGTCCAG AAAAAATTGTGTGAATGTCCTGATAACAACCACTCAGCTAGTGCCAGCTCTGGCCAAAGTCCTGCTGTATGGACTTGGCGAAGTGTTCCCCATTGAGAATATTTATAGTGCAACAAAAATAG ATGTGTGTACCTTCCTGGCAGGCAAAGAGAGCTGTTTTGAACGAATCATCTCTCGGTTTGGAAAGAAGGTAACCTACGTGGTGATCGGAGATGGCCGTGATGAAGAAATGGCAGCCAAGCAG CACAACATGCCGTTCTGGAGAATCACAAACCACGCGGACTTGGTGTCCCTCCACCAGGCCCTCGAATTAGACTTTCTGTGA
- the EYA3 gene encoding eyes absent homolog 3 isoform X2: MEEVQDLAEQPIKKAKMQESGEQLLRQVTSTDSNDQKPESSSLASNLSISNQIMPCTDYISRSSSDYTSQMYSAKPYAHVLSVPVSETMASYSGQTQYQALPQSQTYAVYPQTTQAYGLPPFGALWPGMKPESGLIQTPSPSQHSVLTCTTGLTTSQSSPAHYSYPIQASSTHANSISTSSPAVNISAATASISQQEYPTYTILGQSQYQPYYPSSSFGVIAPADSSTETNTLTSATYPSEKSNAMVPAQTIQRHSSGDPSASPSLPRATASKHVDEQSRRNMTGKNRGKRKADASSPQDSELERVFLWDLDETIIIFHSLLTGSYAQKYGKDPSLVVGFGLTMEEMIFEVADTHLFFNDLEECDQVHVEDVASDDNGQDLSNYNFSTDGFSGSGSNANHGSAGVQGGVDWMRKLAFRYRKVREVYDKYKSNVVALLSPEKKEALQRLREDIEMLTDSWLGTALKSLLLIQSRKNCVNVLITTTQLVPALAKVLLYGLGEVFPIENIYSATKIGKESCFERIISRFGKKVTYVVIGDGRDEEMAAKQHNMPFWRITNHADLVSLHQALELDFL, from the exons ATGGAAGAGGTACAAGATTTAGCAGAACAGCCA ATAAAAAAGGCCAAGATGCAGGAATCAGGAGAACAACTGTTAAG GCAAGTGACCAGCACAGATAGTAATGATCAAAAGCCTGAATCCTCAAGTCTTGCTTCTAATCTGTCTATATCCAATCAAA TTATGCCATGCACTGACTACATCTCAAGGTCATCAAGTGACTATACCTCACAGATGTATTCTGCAAA GCCATATGCACACGTCCTTTCTGTACCTGTATCTGAAACGATGGCCTCTTATTCTGGGCAGACTCAATATCAAGCACTACCACAGTCCCAGACATATGCTGTTTATCCCCAGACAACCCAAGCCTACGGACTACCTCCTTTTG GTGCACTGTGGCCAGGTATGAAACCTGAGAGTGGTTTAATTCAGACTCCATCTCCAAGTCAGCACAGTGTTCTTACCTGCACTACAGGGTTAACCACAAGCCAGTCCAGCCCAGCACATTATTCTTACCCTATTCAAG CTTCAAGTACTCATGCCAACTCAATTTCCACTTCCTCACCTGCTGTCAATATTTCAGCTGCCACCGCCAGCATCTCTCAACAG GAGTATCCTACGTACACCATCCTTGGCCAAAGTCAGTACCAGCCGTATTATCCCAGTTCAAGTTTTGGCGTGATAGCACCAGCAGACAGTAGCACAGAGACCAACACGTTAACATCTGCCACGTATCCATCCGAAAAATCAaatgccatggtgcctgcccagACGATTCAGAGACATTCCTCTG GAGATCCATCTGCCAGTCCATCGTTGCCAAGAGCGACTGCAAGTAAACATGTAGATGAGCAATCTAGGAGAAACATGACTGGGAAAAACAGAGGCAAGAGGAAAGCAGACGCTTCTTCACCGCAGGACAGTGAACTTGAA CGAGTATTTCTGTGGGACTTGGATGAGACCATCATAATATTTCATTCTCTTCTGACAGGGTCATATGCCCAAAAGTATGGGAAG GATCCCAGTTTAGTTGTTGGCTTTGGTTTGACAATGGAAGAAATGATTTTTGAAGTGGCCGACACACACTTGTTTTTCAATGACTTGGAG GAATGTGACCAAGTACATGTAGAAGATGTTGCATCAGATGACAATGGCCAGGATTTAAG CAACTACAATTTTTCCACTGATGGCTTCAGCGGCTCAGGAAGTAATGCCAATCATGGTTCAGCGGGTGTCCAGGGAGGAGTGGATTGGATGAGAAAGCTGGCATTCCGCTACCGGAAGGTGCGCGAGGTCTATGATAAATACAAAAGCAATGTTGTTG ctcTCCTCAGTCCTGAGAAGAAGGAAGCACTGCAGAGATTAAGGGAAGATATAGAAATGTTAACAGATTCTTGGTTGGGAACAGCATTAAAATCCCTCCTGCTCATTCAGTCCAG AAAAAATTGTGTGAATGTCCTGATAACAACCACTCAGCTAGTGCCAGCTCTGGCCAAAGTCCTGCTGTATGGACTTGGCGAAGTGTTCCCCATTGAGAATATTTATAGTGCAACAAAAATAG GCAAAGAGAGCTGTTTTGAACGAATCATCTCTCGGTTTGGAAAGAAGGTAACCTACGTGGTGATCGGAGATGGCCGTGATGAAGAAATGGCAGCCAAGCAG CACAACATGCCGTTCTGGAGAATCACAAACCACGCGGACTTGGTGTCCCTCCACCAGGCCCTCGAATTAGACTTTCTGTGA
- the EYA3 gene encoding eyes absent homolog 3 isoform X3 has protein sequence MEEVQDLAEQPIKKAKMQESGEQLLRQVTSTDSNDQKPESSSLASNLSISNQIMPCTDYISRSSSDYTSQMYSAKPYAHVLSVPVSETMASYSGQTQYQALPQSQTYAVYPQTTQAYGLPPFASSTHANSISTSSPAVNISAATASISQQEYPTYTILGQSQYQPYYPSSSFGVIAPADSSTETNTLTSATYPSEKSNAMVPAQTIQRHSSGDPSASPSLPRATASKHVDEQSRRNMTGKNRGKRKADASSPQDSELERVFLWDLDETIIIFHSLLTGSYAQKYGKDPSLVVGFGLTMEEMIFEVADTHLFFNDLEECDQVHVEDVASDDNGQDLSNYNFSTDGFSGSGSNANHGSAGVQGGVDWMRKLAFRYRKVREVYDKYKSNVVALLSPEKKEALQRLREDIEMLTDSWLGTALKSLLLIQSRKNCVNVLITTTQLVPALAKVLLYGLGEVFPIENIYSATKIDVCTFLAGKESCFERIISRFGKKVTYVVIGDGRDEEMAAKQHNMPFWRITNHADLVSLHQALELDFL, from the exons ATGGAAGAGGTACAAGATTTAGCAGAACAGCCA ATAAAAAAGGCCAAGATGCAGGAATCAGGAGAACAACTGTTAAG GCAAGTGACCAGCACAGATAGTAATGATCAAAAGCCTGAATCCTCAAGTCTTGCTTCTAATCTGTCTATATCCAATCAAA TTATGCCATGCACTGACTACATCTCAAGGTCATCAAGTGACTATACCTCACAGATGTATTCTGCAAA GCCATATGCACACGTCCTTTCTGTACCTGTATCTGAAACGATGGCCTCTTATTCTGGGCAGACTCAATATCAAGCACTACCACAGTCCCAGACATATGCTGTTTATCCCCAGACAACCCAAGCCTACGGACTACCTCCTTTTG CTTCAAGTACTCATGCCAACTCAATTTCCACTTCCTCACCTGCTGTCAATATTTCAGCTGCCACCGCCAGCATCTCTCAACAG GAGTATCCTACGTACACCATCCTTGGCCAAAGTCAGTACCAGCCGTATTATCCCAGTTCAAGTTTTGGCGTGATAGCACCAGCAGACAGTAGCACAGAGACCAACACGTTAACATCTGCCACGTATCCATCCGAAAAATCAaatgccatggtgcctgcccagACGATTCAGAGACATTCCTCTG GAGATCCATCTGCCAGTCCATCGTTGCCAAGAGCGACTGCAAGTAAACATGTAGATGAGCAATCTAGGAGAAACATGACTGGGAAAAACAGAGGCAAGAGGAAAGCAGACGCTTCTTCACCGCAGGACAGTGAACTTGAA CGAGTATTTCTGTGGGACTTGGATGAGACCATCATAATATTTCATTCTCTTCTGACAGGGTCATATGCCCAAAAGTATGGGAAG GATCCCAGTTTAGTTGTTGGCTTTGGTTTGACAATGGAAGAAATGATTTTTGAAGTGGCCGACACACACTTGTTTTTCAATGACTTGGAG GAATGTGACCAAGTACATGTAGAAGATGTTGCATCAGATGACAATGGCCAGGATTTAAG CAACTACAATTTTTCCACTGATGGCTTCAGCGGCTCAGGAAGTAATGCCAATCATGGTTCAGCGGGTGTCCAGGGAGGAGTGGATTGGATGAGAAAGCTGGCATTCCGCTACCGGAAGGTGCGCGAGGTCTATGATAAATACAAAAGCAATGTTGTTG ctcTCCTCAGTCCTGAGAAGAAGGAAGCACTGCAGAGATTAAGGGAAGATATAGAAATGTTAACAGATTCTTGGTTGGGAACAGCATTAAAATCCCTCCTGCTCATTCAGTCCAG AAAAAATTGTGTGAATGTCCTGATAACAACCACTCAGCTAGTGCCAGCTCTGGCCAAAGTCCTGCTGTATGGACTTGGCGAAGTGTTCCCCATTGAGAATATTTATAGTGCAACAAAAATAG ATGTGTGTACCTTCCTGGCAGGCAAAGAGAGCTGTTTTGAACGAATCATCTCTCGGTTTGGAAAGAAGGTAACCTACGTGGTGATCGGAGATGGCCGTGATGAAGAAATGGCAGCCAAGCAG CACAACATGCCGTTCTGGAGAATCACAAACCACGCGGACTTGGTGTCCCTCCACCAGGCCCTCGAATTAGACTTTCTGTGA
- the EYA3 gene encoding eyes absent homolog 3 isoform X4 codes for MEEVQDLAEQPIKKAKMQESGEQLLRQVTSTDSNDQKPESSSLASNLSISNQIMPCTDYISRSSSDYTSQMYSAKPYAHVLSVPVSETMASYSGQTQYQALPQSQTYAVYPQTTQAYGLPPFASSTHANSISTSSPAVNISAATASISQQEYPTYTILGQSQYQPYYPSSSFGVIAPADSSTETNTLTSATYPSEKSNAMVPAQTIQRHSSGDPSASPSLPRATASKHVDEQSRRNMTGKNRGKRKADASSPQDSELERVFLWDLDETIIIFHSLLTGSYAQKYGKDPSLVVGFGLTMEEMIFEVADTHLFFNDLEECDQVHVEDVASDDNGQDLSNYNFSTDGFSGSGSNANHGSAGVQGGVDWMRKLAFRYRKVREVYDKYKSNVVALLSPEKKEALQRLREDIEMLTDSWLGTALKSLLLIQSRKNCVNVLITTTQLVPALAKVLLYGLGEVFPIENIYSATKIGKESCFERIISRFGKKVTYVVIGDGRDEEMAAKQHNMPFWRITNHADLVSLHQALELDFL; via the exons ATGGAAGAGGTACAAGATTTAGCAGAACAGCCA ATAAAAAAGGCCAAGATGCAGGAATCAGGAGAACAACTGTTAAG GCAAGTGACCAGCACAGATAGTAATGATCAAAAGCCTGAATCCTCAAGTCTTGCTTCTAATCTGTCTATATCCAATCAAA TTATGCCATGCACTGACTACATCTCAAGGTCATCAAGTGACTATACCTCACAGATGTATTCTGCAAA GCCATATGCACACGTCCTTTCTGTACCTGTATCTGAAACGATGGCCTCTTATTCTGGGCAGACTCAATATCAAGCACTACCACAGTCCCAGACATATGCTGTTTATCCCCAGACAACCCAAGCCTACGGACTACCTCCTTTTG CTTCAAGTACTCATGCCAACTCAATTTCCACTTCCTCACCTGCTGTCAATATTTCAGCTGCCACCGCCAGCATCTCTCAACAG GAGTATCCTACGTACACCATCCTTGGCCAAAGTCAGTACCAGCCGTATTATCCCAGTTCAAGTTTTGGCGTGATAGCACCAGCAGACAGTAGCACAGAGACCAACACGTTAACATCTGCCACGTATCCATCCGAAAAATCAaatgccatggtgcctgcccagACGATTCAGAGACATTCCTCTG GAGATCCATCTGCCAGTCCATCGTTGCCAAGAGCGACTGCAAGTAAACATGTAGATGAGCAATCTAGGAGAAACATGACTGGGAAAAACAGAGGCAAGAGGAAAGCAGACGCTTCTTCACCGCAGGACAGTGAACTTGAA CGAGTATTTCTGTGGGACTTGGATGAGACCATCATAATATTTCATTCTCTTCTGACAGGGTCATATGCCCAAAAGTATGGGAAG GATCCCAGTTTAGTTGTTGGCTTTGGTTTGACAATGGAAGAAATGATTTTTGAAGTGGCCGACACACACTTGTTTTTCAATGACTTGGAG GAATGTGACCAAGTACATGTAGAAGATGTTGCATCAGATGACAATGGCCAGGATTTAAG CAACTACAATTTTTCCACTGATGGCTTCAGCGGCTCAGGAAGTAATGCCAATCATGGTTCAGCGGGTGTCCAGGGAGGAGTGGATTGGATGAGAAAGCTGGCATTCCGCTACCGGAAGGTGCGCGAGGTCTATGATAAATACAAAAGCAATGTTGTTG ctcTCCTCAGTCCTGAGAAGAAGGAAGCACTGCAGAGATTAAGGGAAGATATAGAAATGTTAACAGATTCTTGGTTGGGAACAGCATTAAAATCCCTCCTGCTCATTCAGTCCAG AAAAAATTGTGTGAATGTCCTGATAACAACCACTCAGCTAGTGCCAGCTCTGGCCAAAGTCCTGCTGTATGGACTTGGCGAAGTGTTCCCCATTGAGAATATTTATAGTGCAACAAAAATAG GCAAAGAGAGCTGTTTTGAACGAATCATCTCTCGGTTTGGAAAGAAGGTAACCTACGTGGTGATCGGAGATGGCCGTGATGAAGAAATGGCAGCCAAGCAG CACAACATGCCGTTCTGGAGAATCACAAACCACGCGGACTTGGTGTCCCTCCACCAGGCCCTCGAATTAGACTTTCTGTGA